Proteins encoded within one genomic window of Calonectris borealis chromosome 1, bCalBor7.hap1.2, whole genome shotgun sequence:
- the HHLA2 gene encoding LOW QUALITY PROTEIN: HERV-H LTR-associating protein 2 (The sequence of the model RefSeq protein was modified relative to this genomic sequence to represent the inferred CDS: substituted 3 bases at 3 genomic stop codons), with protein MKGQKIPSLLIYLLHIDATLWSFTEQETVTGLFSKDCILTCPFPPGDDEVIYWKKGDKNVHSYYYQSDQLERQDPDYRHRTQLFHENIPGGNASLXLSNLTVTDEGSYNCYVGTQQTKTEVEVTPHKRSVRVSSYYALEYQKTDTERMLKCYAFLTYPAPRISWVQGNTSIQETDWQETSDGVLYSLRSDQNIINTADPXYCHIHLPHEEWAAEWKMQDXLSHVEGSSTAIRCEYSNDTASTEGFSVVWILNRNAVISVLASFNGTSHSYQPRVQINQNDFSLMLHDLTADDSGEYLCNISTPDYTKLTVGTLQVENSDNTGKIVLGVIAALVLVAGVCFWVWFKKCRGRGIV; from the exons ATGAAGGGACAGAAAATACCATCTCTTCTCATCTATTTATTGCACATAGATGCTACACTTTGGA GTTTTACAGAACAGGAAACAGTAACGGGGCTGTTTTCCAAGGATTGCATCCTCACTTGTCCTTTCCCACCTGGGGATGATGAAGTAATTTACTGGAAGAAAGGGGACAAAAATGTGCACAGCTACTACTACCAGAGTGATCAGCTGGAAAGACAAGATCCGGATTACAGACACAGAACACAACTTTTCCACGAAAACATTCCTGGTGGAAATGCCTCCTTGTAACTTAGTAACTTGACCGTGACTGATGAGGGCTCTTATAACTGCTATGTGGGAacacagcaaactaaaacagaagtGGAAGTCACACCGCATAAGAGGTCAGTAAG aGTTTCCTCTTATTATGCACTGGAATACCAAAAGACAGACACAGAAAGGATGCTGAAGTGCTATGCCTTTCTCACTTATCCAGCACCACGTATATCTTGGGTACAAGGCAATACATCCATCCAAGAAACAGATTGGCAGGAAACCAGCGATGGAGTTCTCTATTCTCTTAGAAGTGACCAGAACATTATAAACACAGCTGATCCTTAGTACTGTCATATTCATCTCCCTCATGAAGAGTGGGCTGCTGAATGGAAGATGCAAG ACTAACTGTCTCACGTGGAAGGAAGTAGCACTGCAATTCGTTGTGAATACAGCAATGACACTGCAAGcactgaaggtttcagtgttgtctGGATATTAAACAGAAATGCAGTGATCTCAGTCCTGGCCTCCTTCAATGGTACATCTCACTCTTACCAGCCTCGAGTCCAGATTAACCAAAATGACTTTTCACTGATGTTGCATGATCTTACTGCAGACGACAGTGGAGAATATCTGTGTAATATTTCAACCCCTGACTACACAAAACTTACTGTGGGAACTTTGCAAGTTG aaaattcagataaCACCGGGAAAATTGTCCTGGGAGTGATCGCTGCACTGGTGCTGGTAGCAGGAGTCTGTTTCTGGGTCTGGTTCAAG AAATGCAGAGGAAGAGGAATCGTATGA